In Thermococcus bergensis, one DNA window encodes the following:
- a CDS encoding ribose 1,5-bisphosphate isomerase, which yields MPVIKEVLEIAEKIKTMEIRGAGKIARSAAYALQLQAENSKAKSADELWEEIKEAAKILYHTRPTAVSLPNALRYVTYRAKVAYNSGADLEELKFIVINSAKEFTHNSENAVKRIAEFGAKRIEDGDIIMTHCHSKAAVGVMKKAWEDGKDIKVIVTETRPRYQGKITAKELAEAGIPVIYVVDGAARHYMKMTDKVVMGADSITANGAVINKVGTALLALTAKEHRVWVMIAAETYKFHPETLLGQLVEIEERDPYEVVPKEELETWPKNIIVKNPAFDVTPPEYIDVIITEKAVIPPYAAIDILREEFGWALKYTEPWED from the coding sequence ATGCCCGTAATAAAAGAGGTTTTAGAGATAGCGGAGAAAATAAAGACGATGGAGATAAGAGGAGCAGGAAAAATAGCAAGGTCAGCAGCTTATGCTCTGCAACTTCAAGCTGAAAACAGCAAAGCAAAGAGTGCGGATGAGCTCTGGGAGGAAATTAAGGAAGCAGCGAAGATTTTATACCACACAAGGCCAACTGCAGTTTCTCTTCCAAATGCCCTGAGATACGTCACATATCGTGCAAAGGTAGCATACAACAGCGGTGCGGATTTAGAAGAGCTTAAGTTTATAGTGATCAATTCAGCAAAGGAGTTCACACACAATTCAGAAAACGCCGTTAAAAGAATAGCCGAGTTTGGTGCAAAGAGAATTGAAGATGGAGACATTATAATGACCCACTGCCACTCAAAGGCCGCTGTTGGAGTTATGAAGAAGGCATGGGAAGATGGAAAAGACATCAAGGTCATCGTAACCGAGACAAGACCAAGATACCAGGGAAAAATTACCGCAAAAGAGCTTGCTGAAGCGGGAATCCCTGTCATCTACGTCGTTGATGGGGCCGCAAGACACTACATGAAAATGACCGACAAGGTGGTTATGGGTGCAGATTCAATAACGGCCAACGGTGCCGTTATAAACAAGGTAGGGACTGCCCTACTTGCTTTAACAGCAAAAGAGCACAGAGTATGGGTGATGATTGCAGCGGAAACCTATAAGTTCCATCCGGAGACGCTCTTAGGCCAACTGGTCGAAATAGAGGAGAGAGATCCATATGAGGTTGTTCCAAAAGAAGAACTTGAGACATGGCCCAAGAACATAATTGTCAAGAACCCTGCATTTGATGTTACACCGCCGGAGTACATTGACGTTATAATCACCGAAAAGGCCGTCATTCCGCCTTATGCTGCAATAGACATACTGAGAGAAGAATTTGGATGGGCGCTCAAATACACCGAGCCATGGGAGGACTGA
- a CDS encoding DUF3226 domain-containing protein → MIVITGKNYQSALEERNHEKILFPEYGKTREELKTFVSSLTGEEVLVTASLELIDMLLARFRGEDNVLVYSDTGKSLTFKEAFELRKYLDFDLRGGDFKGEEKVSVLFVEGKTDSKFFKAAYKKVFGFTESRTRGNSRNVPKALKPIETLFDKDNYELIVREGTYLAIIPSEGNSGVVRNLGNFLRAMDVFDFNVDKIGVAIDIDEDEERVIQSITGKLSSFASERQGENFQVGETVVVPLLIGTRIKLGPCIEWEKPTVEDFMLAILSGSRAFKSLERAINILCVDLGRKLKPKEVIYLAMAAQKFWGNLEGFYEMMIMRTPKWKVEKVLKRARLYEKMEELF, encoded by the coding sequence ATGATAGTGATTACCGGAAAGAATTACCAATCTGCACTTGAAGAGAGAAACCATGAGAAAATACTCTTCCCTGAGTACGGCAAGACCAGAGAGGAACTTAAGACCTTCGTTTCTTCCCTCACGGGCGAGGAGGTTTTAGTTACTGCCAGTTTAGAGCTGATAGACATGTTATTAGCCCGCTTTAGGGGAGAAGATAACGTTCTGGTTTACTCGGACACCGGAAAGTCGCTCACTTTTAAGGAGGCCTTCGAACTCAGGAAATACCTAGACTTCGACCTCCGTGGTGGTGACTTCAAAGGGGAAGAGAAAGTTTCCGTTCTATTTGTGGAGGGAAAAACGGATTCCAAGTTTTTTAAGGCTGCTTATAAGAAGGTCTTTGGCTTCACAGAGTCACGCACGCGAGGAAACTCTAGAAACGTGCCCAAGGCTCTAAAACCAATTGAAACTCTCTTTGATAAGGACAACTACGAACTTATAGTACGTGAGGGGACATATCTTGCGATAATACCCAGTGAGGGCAACTCTGGCGTCGTGAGGAACCTTGGCAACTTCCTCAGAGCGATGGATGTTTTTGATTTTAATGTGGATAAGATAGGTGTTGCCATTGACATCGATGAGGACGAGGAGAGGGTTATACAGTCAATAACTGGTAAGCTGTCATCCTTTGCCTCTGAAAGGCAAGGTGAGAACTTCCAGGTTGGAGAAACAGTGGTAGTGCCCCTTCTTATAGGAACGAGGATCAAACTCGGACCCTGCATAGAGTGGGAAAAGCCGACTGTTGAGGATTTTATGCTGGCTATCCTCAGTGGTAGCAGGGCATTCAAAAGTCTCGAGAGGGCCATAAACATACTGTGTGTTGACCTTGGAAGGAAGCTCAAGCCGAAGGAGGTTATATACCTCGCCATGGCGGCTCAAAAGTTCTGGGGCAACCTTGAGGGCTTCTATGAGATGATGATAATGCGCACTCCCAAGTGGAAGGTAGAAAAAGTCCTTAAAAGAGCCCGCCTGTATGAGAAGATGGAGGAACTGTTTTGA